Proteins from a single region of Paenibacillus sp. BIHB 4019:
- the ilvN gene encoding acetolactate synthase small subunit, which yields MKKHTIAVIVNDQPGVLQRVSGLFGRRGFNIESITVGTSEEVGLSRMVIVTTGDEQTLEQITKQLYKLIDVIKVIHLSSNPIVARELALIKVSAEPAVRPEIFGVVETFRAAVVDIGTHSVMVQVVGDTEKIDAMVELLAPYGIRELSRTGVTALNRGNSR from the coding sequence ATGAAGAAACATACAATCGCAGTAATCGTTAACGACCAGCCTGGCGTTTTGCAGCGTGTGTCCGGTTTGTTCGGCCGCCGCGGCTTCAATATTGAGAGCATCACAGTGGGGACGAGCGAAGAGGTTGGCCTGTCCCGCATGGTCATCGTCACAACAGGCGATGAGCAGACGCTTGAGCAGATTACGAAGCAGCTTTATAAGCTTATTGATGTAATCAAAGTCATTCATCTTAGCTCGAACCCGATTGTTGCCCGCGAGCTGGCGCTTATTAAAGTAAGCGCCGAGCCAGCGGTGCGTCCGGAAATTTTCGGCGTAGTCGAAACATTCCGCGCAGCAGTTGTGGACATTGGCACTCATTCCGTTATGGTACAAGTTGTTGGCGATACCGAGAAAATCGACGCAATGGTTGAATTGCTGGCGCCCTACGGTATTCGCGAGCTGTCCCGTACCGGGGTAACGGCGCTGAACCGCGGCAACAGCCGCTAA
- the ilvC gene encoding ketol-acid reductoisomerase: protein MAVTLYYEKDADQSVLQGKTIAVIGYGSQGHAQAQNLRDSGLKVIIGLRPGKSADAAKKDGFEVLTVAEATKVADVVQILLPDETQAQVYNEEIAPNLKKGAALMFSHGFNIHFGQIKPSKDTDVFLVAPKSPGHMVRRTYEEGFGVPGLIAIEQDASGNAKAIGLAYAKGIGCTRAGVIETTFKEETETDLFGEQAVLCGGASALVQAGFETLVEAGYAPEMAYFECLHELKLIVDMMYEGGISSMRDSISNTAEYGDYVTGPRIVTAETKKEMKRVLEDIQSGRFARDFILENKSGQAMMNATRRNEAAHPIEQTGKQLRELMHWIKK from the coding sequence ATGGCAGTTACATTGTATTATGAAAAAGACGCTGATCAAAGCGTACTTCAAGGTAAAACGATCGCAGTAATCGGTTACGGAAGCCAAGGCCACGCACAAGCGCAAAACCTTCGCGACAGCGGACTTAAAGTTATCATCGGTCTTCGTCCGGGCAAATCCGCAGACGCAGCAAAAAAAGACGGTTTCGAAGTATTGACCGTTGCAGAAGCAACTAAAGTAGCAGACGTTGTTCAAATTCTGCTGCCTGACGAAACTCAAGCACAAGTATACAATGAGGAAATCGCACCGAACCTGAAAAAAGGCGCGGCCCTGATGTTCTCCCACGGCTTCAACATTCACTTTGGCCAAATCAAGCCAAGCAAAGATACAGATGTATTCCTGGTTGCTCCTAAATCGCCAGGCCACATGGTTCGCCGTACGTATGAAGAAGGCTTTGGCGTACCGGGCTTGATCGCAATCGAGCAAGATGCTTCCGGCAACGCAAAAGCAATCGGTCTTGCTTATGCTAAAGGTATCGGCTGTACTCGTGCAGGCGTTATCGAAACAACTTTCAAAGAAGAAACAGAAACCGATCTTTTCGGTGAGCAAGCTGTTCTTTGCGGCGGCGCTTCCGCGCTTGTACAAGCTGGTTTTGAAACGCTTGTTGAAGCTGGCTACGCTCCAGAAATGGCTTACTTCGAGTGCTTGCACGAGCTGAAGCTGATCGTTGACATGATGTACGAAGGCGGCATCTCCTCGATGCGCGATTCCATCTCCAACACAGCTGAATACGGCGACTATGTAACGGGTCCTCGCATTGTAACAGCTGAAACGAAAAAAGAAATGAAGCGCGTATTGGAAGATATCCAATCCGGCCGTTTCGCTCGCGATTTCATCCTGGAAAACAAATCAGGACAAGCAATGATGAACGCTACTCGCCGCAACGAGGCAGCTCATCCAATCGAGCAAACAGGCAAACAGCTTCGTGAGCTTATGCACTGGATCAAGAAGTAA